The Novipirellula caenicola genome includes a region encoding these proteins:
- a CDS encoding SRPBCC family protein, with the protein MPAFEVSRSIEMAVPPETVFDCVADFSSWTKWSPWLGIDPEAVVTVSDNPNSVGSIYRWKGEVVGAGEIEHLNLDRPRKIDEEIRFTKPFKSTSKVGFAFEATYAGTKVTWRMQGHLPWFLFWMRANMQIMIGMDYDRGLKMLREFLETGEVLSKIEVHGVQPVSPIDVYGVSDAAPPNNMGPAMERVFSASGEKLKQADVSLDAPMVSVYHPCDLKQNQFSFTGGFAVSNEDGMAAGLEHCHLPAGNALHIRHIGSYENLGNAWSGAYQYARYKKLKVLRQDAYEIYRNDPATTSPRDRITDIYLPVK; encoded by the coding sequence ATGCCTGCTTTTGAAGTGTCTCGGTCCATCGAAATGGCAGTGCCGCCCGAGACGGTGTTCGACTGTGTCGCCGATTTTAGCAGCTGGACCAAGTGGTCGCCGTGGCTGGGAATCGATCCCGAAGCGGTCGTGACCGTTTCCGACAATCCAAATTCCGTAGGTTCGATTTATCGCTGGAAAGGGGAGGTCGTGGGTGCGGGGGAAATTGAGCACCTAAACCTTGATCGACCCCGAAAAATCGACGAAGAGATTCGTTTCACCAAGCCGTTCAAATCGACGTCCAAAGTCGGTTTCGCATTTGAAGCCACCTACGCGGGAACCAAGGTGACGTGGCGGATGCAGGGACATTTGCCTTGGTTCTTGTTTTGGATGCGGGCCAATATGCAGATCATGATCGGCATGGATTACGACCGCGGGCTGAAAATGCTGCGTGAGTTTCTAGAGACCGGCGAAGTGCTCTCGAAGATCGAAGTACATGGCGTCCAGCCCGTTTCACCGATCGACGTCTATGGCGTCAGCGATGCGGCGCCGCCAAACAACATGGGCCCTGCGATGGAGCGTGTTTTTTCAGCCAGCGGAGAAAAATTGAAACAAGCTGACGTGTCGCTCGATGCGCCGATGGTCAGCGTGTATCACCCTTGTGATTTGAAGCAGAACCAATTTTCATTCACGGGCGGTTTCGCGGTCTCCAACGAAGATGGGATGGCTGCCGGATTGGAACATTGTCATCTACCCGCCGGCAACGCGCTGCACATCCGGCATATCGGCAGCTACGAAAATCTAGGGAACGCGTGGAGTGGAGCCTACCAATACGCTCGCTACAAAAAACTAAAAGTGCTTCGCCAAGACGCATACGAAATCTATCGCAACGATCCCGCGACCACGTCTCCGCGTGACCGGATCACCGATATCTATCTGCCCGTCAAGTAA
- a CDS encoding mechanosensitive ion channel family protein, translated as MENGLVKDAKLVESVVADANKGEPRLSFTKATEEFIGDVTNGDVSGVMEYITLYLVPQLFLAAIGLAIIFLGYLVASYLSRIISKPVRRRVDETLGIFVGRIVFYCIMFGVVGAVLSKMGAPLGGLAAMLAAAGFAIGLAFQGTLSNFASGVLMLVFRPFKVGDVINAAGVMGKVNEIDLFTTTLDTPDNRRIVVPNSSISGGTIENISHNAHRRVEVPVGVAYAADIDATRAALTAAVMKFENEIIPGESRGHAVIMSNLGASSVDWLVRMWVPSKEFFRLKEALTVEVKRHLDANEISIPFPQLDVHLSRADVAEETVFQRPRVRPMRRAADSHSLPRAS; from the coding sequence GTGGAAAACGGTTTAGTCAAAGACGCCAAGTTGGTCGAGTCTGTCGTGGCGGACGCGAACAAAGGCGAGCCACGCTTGTCCTTTACCAAAGCGACCGAAGAATTCATCGGCGACGTGACCAACGGCGACGTATCCGGGGTGATGGAATACATCACGTTGTATCTGGTACCCCAATTGTTTTTGGCTGCGATCGGTTTGGCGATTATCTTTTTGGGCTATTTGGTCGCCAGCTATCTGTCGCGAATCATCAGCAAACCGGTGCGTCGCCGTGTCGACGAAACGCTGGGGATCTTTGTTGGTCGGATCGTCTTCTACTGCATCATGTTCGGAGTGGTTGGGGCGGTGTTGTCCAAGATGGGCGCTCCGTTAGGTGGACTCGCCGCGATGCTTGCTGCGGCGGGTTTCGCGATCGGTTTGGCGTTTCAAGGCACGCTCAGCAATTTTGCTTCGGGAGTCTTGATGTTGGTGTTTCGTCCGTTCAAGGTGGGCGATGTGATCAATGCTGCTGGGGTGATGGGCAAGGTCAACGAAATTGATTTGTTTACGACCACACTTGATACGCCGGACAACCGCCGGATCGTTGTTCCCAACAGTTCGATTTCGGGCGGTACGATTGAAAATATCAGCCACAATGCTCATCGCCGTGTCGAGGTGCCGGTGGGCGTCGCTTACGCCGCCGATATCGACGCCACACGTGCCGCATTGACTGCGGCGGTCATGAAGTTTGAGAACGAGATCATTCCTGGCGAATCGCGAGGGCATGCCGTCATCATGAGCAATCTCGGGGCGAGCTCGGTCGATTGGCTCGTTCGTATGTGGGTGCCATCGAAAGAGTTCTTTCGCTTGAAAGAAGCGTTGACGGTCGAAGTCAAGCGTCATCTTGATGCCAACGAGATTAGCATCCCGTTCCCTCAATTGGATGTTCACCTAAGCCGAGCCGACGTTGCCGAAGAAACCGTGTTCCAACGTCCACGTGTTCGCCCGATGCGCCGCGCCGCCGACAGCCACTCGCTGCCTCGCGCATCCTAA
- a CDS encoding zinc dependent phospholipase C family protein, which produces MKPLLSLLRTVYCRNTHHFFALDAIPLVATDSGKRLSRLLLRYPDHYLRGATDPDFRFRDYQNHVVHVSEGYWGGAPRVAQQWCDRLMKYLRTQRWADAAHAAGVLSHYFTDPLQPLHTAHGDRERVLHQPIEWSIQAAYRSIFKDWQRGELQVVFQLAEDPGWLGEAILHGARFANQKYDLLIDHYDLQKSVDNPAAALGDPARSALTELVGLTVTGWARVLERIARSAEQTRGEPLPAFTLWKPLVAATIKMPFRLWGNRIESKWLHDERESLVEEYQRTGQLRRHLPAEVDIVHRVVKIYHDELRWKQERQRRLESRQTVTRVDKPVEQPVNTTIEAPYRRAA; this is translated from the coding sequence ATGAAACCACTGCTGTCGCTGTTGCGAACCGTCTATTGTCGCAACACTCATCACTTTTTCGCTCTCGATGCGATACCGCTCGTCGCGACCGATAGCGGCAAGCGATTATCGCGGTTGCTGCTGCGCTATCCCGATCATTATCTCCGCGGGGCAACGGATCCTGATTTCCGATTTCGTGATTATCAAAATCATGTGGTGCATGTCAGCGAAGGGTACTGGGGCGGCGCACCGCGTGTGGCACAACAATGGTGCGACCGCTTGATGAAGTACTTGCGGACCCAGCGGTGGGCCGACGCGGCGCATGCGGCAGGCGTGCTAAGCCACTATTTCACCGATCCTCTGCAACCGCTGCATACCGCCCATGGAGACCGAGAACGCGTGCTGCATCAGCCGATTGAATGGAGCATTCAAGCGGCGTACCGCAGCATTTTCAAGGATTGGCAACGAGGCGAGCTGCAGGTCGTTTTTCAGCTTGCCGAAGATCCCGGTTGGCTCGGTGAAGCGATCCTGCATGGGGCCCGCTTTGCCAATCAAAAGTATGACCTACTGATTGATCATTACGATTTACAAAAAAGTGTCGACAATCCGGCCGCCGCGTTGGGGGATCCAGCGAGGTCGGCGCTGACCGAATTGGTGGGGTTGACCGTCACGGGATGGGCACGCGTGCTGGAACGCATCGCCCGCTCGGCCGAACAAACCCGCGGTGAGCCGCTGCCTGCGTTTACGCTTTGGAAGCCGCTTGTTGCCGCGACGATCAAAATGCCGTTTCGGCTTTGGGGCAATCGAATCGAATCGAAATGGCTGCACGACGAACGAGAGAGTTTGGTCGAAGAGTACCAACGCACGGGGCAGCTAAGACGCCATCTGCCAGCCGAAGTCGATATCGTCCATCGAGTGGTGAAGATCTATCACGACGAACTACGCTGGAAACAAGAGCGTCAGCGGCGGCTTGAATCGCGTCAAACCGTCACGCGTGTCGATAAACCTGTAGAGCAACCGGTCAACACCACGATCGAAGCACCGTATCGCCGCGCCGCCTAG
- a CDS encoding Glu/Leu/Phe/Val family dehydrogenase, whose translation MRAFESTQIFFDAAAEHLNIEPSLREALLMPSREVQVQVTIERDDGSLANYVGFRVQHDNSRGPMKGGLRYHPQVDLDEVRALASLMTWKTAVVNLPYGGAKGGIGVNPSKMSKREIERLTRAFVDQIHDIVGPDTDIPAPDMGTDHQVMAWFRNQWEKYHGFNPAVITGKPVEEYGARGREEATGRGVGSLTVKLTKRLGIKPAAAKTAIQGFGNVGTHAAKFLYESEFPIIAVSDLTGTYYDPNGLNISEVLRHKLNHPKGLLEGYQHCECLPVDALMSLSDVKVLIPAALGGVITAENVNDIHASIIIEAANGPVDPEADAALQEKGVTILPDILANAGGVTVSYFEWVQNRQHYRWTLDRVRQELDHTMNEAFENVWQTAQQNNVSLRIAAYMIGITRVRRAAELAGLTS comes from the coding sequence ATGCGAGCTTTTGAATCAACCCAGATCTTTTTTGATGCAGCAGCCGAGCATCTCAACATCGAACCCTCGCTGCGTGAAGCTTTGTTGATGCCGAGCCGTGAGGTGCAAGTTCAAGTCACCATCGAACGCGACGACGGTTCGTTGGCGAATTATGTTGGTTTTCGTGTCCAGCATGACAACAGCCGGGGGCCGATGAAGGGTGGTTTACGATATCACCCGCAAGTCGATTTGGACGAAGTGCGTGCGTTGGCCAGTCTGATGACGTGGAAGACCGCGGTCGTCAATCTTCCTTATGGCGGTGCAAAAGGAGGCATTGGGGTTAACCCGTCCAAGATGTCCAAGCGAGAAATCGAGCGACTGACGCGTGCCTTTGTTGACCAGATCCATGACATCGTTGGTCCCGATACGGATATCCCCGCTCCCGACATGGGAACCGATCATCAAGTGATGGCGTGGTTTCGCAACCAATGGGAAAAGTATCACGGTTTTAACCCCGCGGTGATCACCGGCAAGCCCGTCGAGGAATACGGCGCTCGCGGACGCGAAGAGGCAACCGGCCGTGGGGTCGGTTCACTTACCGTCAAATTGACCAAGCGTTTGGGGATCAAACCTGCCGCAGCGAAGACCGCGATTCAAGGATTCGGAAACGTCGGCACGCATGCGGCCAAATTTTTGTACGAGTCCGAGTTCCCGATCATTGCGGTCAGCGATTTGACTGGGACTTATTACGACCCCAATGGATTGAACATTTCAGAAGTCCTTCGTCACAAACTCAATCACCCCAAGGGATTGCTCGAAGGCTACCAGCACTGCGAATGTTTGCCGGTCGATGCATTGATGAGTCTAAGTGATGTGAAGGTCCTGATCCCTGCGGCACTGGGCGGTGTGATCACGGCCGAGAACGTGAACGATATTCATGCCTCGATCATCATCGAAGCAGCGAACGGTCCCGTCGACCCCGAAGCCGATGCCGCGTTGCAAGAAAAAGGGGTCACGATTCTGCCCGATATTCTGGCGAACGCCGGCGGGGTCACAGTCAGCTATTTTGAATGGGTCCAAAATCGTCAACACTACCGCTGGACCTTGGATCGTGTACGTCAAGAACTCGATCACACCATGAACGAAGCGTTCGAGAACGTTTGGCAAACGGCTCAGCAAAACAATGTTTCGCTCAGGATCGCTGCCTACATGATTGGGATCACCCGGGTCCGCCGAGCCGCCGAATTGGCCGGGCTTACGTCGTAG